A stretch of Ipomoea triloba cultivar NCNSP0323 chromosome 13, ASM357664v1 DNA encodes these proteins:
- the LOC116002157 gene encoding transcription factor MYBS3-like, with protein sequence MTRRCSHCSNNGHNSRTCPNRGVKLFGVRLTDGSIRKSASMGNLTHYAASNGSAGSTTPHNGIAHDSPGDTPDHPSAASAAAADGYASEDFVPGSSSSRERKKGVPWTEEEHRMFLLGLQKLGKGDWRGIARNYVVSRTPTQVASHAQKYFIRQSNVSRRKRRSSLFDIVADEPVDTPMESQDFLSTNHLEAEPQSNNNALPPPPNLDEECESMGSAASANSNDGETMHPNPESSQYSYPVVYPAAAAAYVTPIYPLPIPYWPGYCPEPAKAEKHEVFKPTAVHTKSPINVDELVGMSKLSLGESLADVKPSVSLKLVEGSTRQSAFHAKPAAASGNSSISSSHNPIHAV encoded by the exons ATGACGCGACGGTGCTCGCATTGCAGCAACAACGGCCACAACTCCCGGACTTGCCCTAACCGAGGGGTGAAGCTCTTCGGCGTTCGATTGACGGATGGGTCGATCCGGAAGAGTGCTAGTATGGGTAACTTGACCCACTATGCCGCCAGTAACGGCAGCGCCGGCTCCACTACTCCCCACAATGGTATCGCCCATGACTCCCCCGGGGATACGCCGGATCACCCCTccgccgcctccgccgccgccgctgatGGCTATGCCTCCGAGGACTTCGTTCCTGGATCCTCCTCCAGTCGCGAAAGAAAGAAag GTGTTCCATGGACCGAAGAGGAACACAGGATGTTTCTTCTTGGTCTACAAAAGCTTGGAAAAGGTGATTGGCGTGGAATTGCTCGCAATTATGTGGTTTCAAGAACACCTACTCAAGTTGCAAGCCAtgctcaaaaatattttatcagGCAAAGTAATGTATCGAGGCGTAAAAGGCGCTCCAGCCTATTTGATATTGTTGCAGATGAA CCAGTTGACACTCCAATGGAATCTCAAGATTTCCTTTCCACCAATCATCTTGAGGCCGAGCCACAGAGCAATAATAATGCGTTACCACCTCCTCCTAATCTGGATGAAGAATGTGAATCTATGGGTTCTGCTGCTTCTGCCAACTCCAATGATGGAGAAACCATGCATCCAAATCCCGAGAGCTCCCAATACTCTTATCCAGTTGTATATccagctgctgctgctgcttatGTGACTCCGATATATCCATTGCCCATTCCATATTGGCCAGGGTACTGTCCAGAGCCAGCCAAAGCAGAGAAACACGAAGTGTTCAAGCCAACAGCAGTCCATACAAAGAGTCCCATTAACGTTGATGAATTAGTTGGTATGTCGAAGTTAAGCTTAGGGGAATCGCTCGCTGATGTCAAGCCATCTGTGTCTCTGAAGCTAGTCGAAGGCTCAACAAGGCAGTCAGCCTTCCATGCTAAACCTGCCGCCGCCTCTGGTAATTCCAGCATCAGCTCTAGCCACAACCCAATCCACGCGGTCTAG
- the LOC116003013 gene encoding protein FAR1-RELATED SEQUENCE 6-like: protein MKFPQEIRIRKLGRISILLPPIQSTKEGFRRQQMGEDAMDANAQEPQGDDTECMENDKGEFECEMETSLDGTKQWLPKASPEETPYVGQQFKTAEEGILFYQAYAKAVGFDVRHNTMRKTRDGEVAIKYMVCSREGFKPVNIQKTNAIAVGTVQKKRRRVSKRVGCKARIVITRCPQGG from the exons ATGAAATTCCCGCAAGAAATAAGGATACGTAAACTTGGAAGGATTAGTATACTACTGCCGCCCATCCAATCAACGAAAGAAGGGTTTCGGCGACAGCAGATGGGAGAAGACGCCATGGATGCGAACGCACAAGAGCCACAGGGTGACGACACAG AGTGCATGGAAAATGACAAGGGAGAGTTTGAATGCGAGATGGAAACGTCTCTAGATGGGACCAAACAATGGTTACCTAAAGCAAGCCCTGAAGAAACGCCATATGTTGGGCAACAATTCAAGACAGCCGAGGAGGGAATCCTATTCTACCAAGCATATGCAAAGGCCGTCGGTTTTGATGTCAGACACAACACAATGCGAAAGACGAGGGATGGAGAAGTGGCAATCAAATACATGGTATGTTCACGGGAAGGATTCAAACCTGTAAACATACAGAAAACAAATGCAATTGCAGTGGGCACAGTACAAAAGAAACGAAGGAGAGTTTCTAAACGAGTTGGCTGCAAGGCGCGAATAGTGATAACGAGATGCCCTCAGGGTGGATAA
- the LOC116002688 gene encoding transcription factor KUA1-like: protein MLSLSIAGVPWTEEEHRMFLLGLQKLGKGDWRGIARNYVVSRTPTQVASHAQKYFIRQSNVSRRKRRSSLFDIVADEPVDTPMESQDFLSTNHLEAEPQSNNNALPPPPNLDEECESMGSAASANSNDGETMHPNPESSQYSYPVVYPAAAAAYVTPIYPLPIPYWPGYCPEPAKAEKHEVFKPTAVHTKSPINVDELVGMSKLSLGESLADVKPSVSLKLVEGSTRQSAFHAKPAAASGNSSISSSHNPIHAV, encoded by the exons ATGCTGTCTCTTTCCATTGCAGGTGTTCCATGGACCGAAGAGGAACACAGGATGTTTCTTCTTGGTCTACAAAAGCTTGGAAAAGGTGATTGGCGTGGAATTGCTCGCAATTATGTGGTTTCAAGAACACCTACTCAAGTTGCAAGCCAtgctcaaaaatattttatcagGCAAAGTAATGTATCGAGGCGTAAAAGGCGCTCCAGCCTATTTGATATTGTTGCAGATGAA CCAGTTGACACTCCAATGGAATCTCAAGATTTCCTTTCCACCAATCATCTTGAGGCCGAGCCACAGAGCAATAATAATGCGTTACCACCTCCTCCTAATCTGGATGAAGAATGTGAATCTATGGGTTCTGCTGCTTCTGCCAACTCCAATGATGGAGAAACCATGCATCCAAATCCCGAGAGCTCCCAATACTCTTATCCAGTTGTATATccagctgctgctgctgcttatGTGACTCCGATATATCCATTGCCCATTCCATATTGGCCAGGGTACTGTCCAGAGCCAGCCAAAGCAGAGAAACACGAAGTGTTCAAGCCAACAGCAGTCCATACAAAGAGTCCCATTAACGTTGATGAATTAGTTGGTATGTCGAAGTTAAGCTTAGGGGAATCGCTCGCTGATGTCAAGCCATCTGTGTCTCTGAAGCTAGTCGAAGGCTCAACAAGGCAGTCAGCCTTCCATGCTAAACCTGCCGCCGCCTCTGGTAATTCCAGCATCAGCTCTAGCCACAACCCAATCCACGCGGTCTAG